Proteins from a single region of Plasmodium gaboni strain SY75 chromosome 2, whole genome shotgun sequence:
- a CDS encoding calcium-dependent protein kinase 1 (part of same gene as PGSY75_0217500A~gap found within coding sequence) yields the protein FKNELGDLKNVEEEVDNILKEVDFDKNGYIEYSEFISVCMDKQILFSEERLRDAFNLFDADKSGKITKEELANLFGLTSISEQMWNEVLGEADKNKDNMIDFDEFVNMMHKICDNKSS from the exons TTTAAGAATGAGTTAGGAGATCTTAAAAATGTCGAAGAAGAAGTGGACAACATTTTGAAGGAGGTTGATTTTGATAAGAATGGATACATAGAATATTCAG AGTTTATTTCTGTATGTATGGACAAGCAAATTCTGTTTAGTGAGGAGAGATTAAGAGATGCCTTCAATTTGTTCGATGCAGACAAAAGTGGAAAAATAACCAAGGAGGAATTAGCAAAT CTATTCGGTTTGACATCAATAAGTGAGCAAATGTGGAATGAAGTTCTAGGAGAAGcagataaaaataaagataacatg aTTGATTTCGACGAATTCGTAAACATGATGCACAAAATTTGTGATAATAAATcttcataa
- a CDS encoding putative AP-2 complex subunit sigma, translated as MLNFILLQNRQGKTRFSKWYINCNEMKQKKIERDINKILINRSRSYANIFVYENFKIVYRLYAGLYFVVCIENENELYILEFIHFMAQLLDTFFTNVCELDLLFNFHFLYYFFDNIILGGYIYEINRNIILDKINKIKKLI; from the exons atgttgaattttatattgttaCAAAATAGACAAGGAAAAACCCGGTTTTCAAAATG GTATATAAACTGCAACGAAATGaaacaaaagaaaatagaaagagacataaataaaatattaataaacaGAAGTAGATCATATgcaaatatttttgtttatgaaaattttaAGATTGTATATAGGTTATATGCAG GACTTTATTTTGTGGTATGTATAGAAAACGAGAATGAACTTTATATCCTTGAGTTCATTCATTTTATGGCTCAACTTTTAGATACATTTTTTACAAATGTTTGTGAATTAGATTTACTGTttaattttcattttttatattatttttttgataatataatattgggaggatatatatatgaaattaatagaaacattatattagataaaatcaataaaataaaaaaattaatatga
- a CDS encoding calcium-dependent protein kinase 1 (part of same gene as PGSY75_0217500B~gap found within coding sequence): MGCSQSSNVKDFKTRKSKYTSGNNNGRSGNNKSCDELAINPGMYVRKKEGKIGESYFKVRKLGSGAYGEVLLCREKHGHGEKAIKVIKKSQFDKMKYSISNKVECDDKIHEEIYNEISLLKSLDHPNIIKLFDIFEDKKYFYLVTEFYEGGELFEQIINRHKFDECDAANIMKQILSGICYLHKHNIVHRDIKPENILLENKHSLLNIKIVDFGLSSFFSKDYKLRDRLGTAYYIAPEVLRKKYNEKCDVWSCGVILYILLCGYPPFGGQNDQDIIKKVEKGKYYFDFNDWKNISEEAKELIKLMLTYDYNKRITAKEALNSKWIKKYANNINKSDQKTLCGALSNMRKFEGSQKLAQAAILFIGSKLTTLEERKELTDIFKKLDKNGDGQ, translated from the coding sequence ATGGGGTGTTCACAAAGCTCAAACGTAAAAGATTTTAAAACGAGGAAGAGTAAATATACAAGTGGGAATAATAATGGGAGAAGTGGTAATAATAAGAGTTGTGATGAGTTAGCAATAAATCCAGGTATGTATGttagaaaaaaagaaggaAAGATAGGGGAGTCTTATTTTAAAGTTAGAAAATTAGGTAGTGGTGCTTATGGTGAGGTATTATTATGTAGAGAAAAGCATGGACATGGTGAGAAGGCTATTAAGgttataaaaaaatcaCAGTTTGATAAGATGAAATATTCTATATCAAATAAAGTTGAATGTGATGATAAAATTCatgaagaaatatataatgagATATCTTTATTAAAATCATTAGATCATCctaatataataaaattatttgatatttttgaagataagaaatatttttatttagtAACAGAATTTTATGAAGGTGGTGAATTATTTGAACAAATTATTAACCGTCATAAATTTGATGAGTGTGATGCTGCTAATATTATGAAACAAATATTAAGTGGTATATGTTATTTacataaacataatattgTCCATCGAGATATCAAACCAGAAAATATTCTATTAGAAAATAAACATAgtttattaaatattaaaattgtAGATTTTGGtttatcttcatttttttcaaaagATTATAAATTAAGAGATAGATTAGGTACTGCATATTATATAGCACCTGAAgttttaagaaaaaaatataatgaaaaatgtGATGTCTGGTCATGTGGagttattttatatattttattatgtgGTTACCCTCCTTTTGGTGGTCAGAATGATCaagatattataaaaaaagttgaaaaaggaaaatattattttgattttaaTGACTGGAAAAATATTAGTGAAGAAGCGAAAGAGTTAATAAAACTTATGCTCAcatatgattataataaaagaataacAGCAAAGGAAGCTCTCAATAGTAAATGGATCAAAAAATATGCAaacaatattaataagAGTGATCAAAAAACTTTATGTGGTGCATTATCAAATATGAGGAAATTTGAGGGCAGTCAGAAATTAGCTCAGGCAgctatattatttattgGTAGTAAATTAACAACATTAGAAGAACGTAAGGAGCTTACtgatatttttaaaaagttGGATAAAAATGGCGATGGCCAG
- a CDS encoding hypothetical protein (conserved Plasmodium protein, unknown function) yields MIFFCQFEKKCSGLFFLRGMRYFSSPKKISNYSCHDGPSVRDIDNEYKKFLEIRKRENKIPDFKITNIDINTFKKYKHKNNPTFSTEFKIFITGIIISLWCFFAIYITIRIMSPDNFDWVENERKRLEDAKKKIIIIKEKNMQKSITE; encoded by the exons atgatttttttttgtcaatttgaaaaaaaatgtagtgggctattttttttaagagGAATGCGATATTTTTCTTCCCCcaaaaaaatttcaaat TATTCTTGTCATGATGGCCCGAGTGTAAGAGATATAGAcaatgaatataaaaaatttttagAAATAAGAAAGAGAGAGAATAAAATCCCAGATTTTAAAATAACCAATATTGACATCAATACatttaagaaatataaacataaaaacAATCCCACTTTTTCAACAGAgtttaaaatatttataactGGTATAATAATTAGTTTATGGTGTTTTTTTGCTATTTATATAACTATAAGAATTATGTCACCTGATAATTTTGATTGGGTGGAGaatgaaagaaaaagatTAGAAGATgcaaagaaaaaaattattataataaaagaaaaaaatatgcaAAAGAGTATAACAGAATGA
- a CDS encoding hypothetical protein (conserved Plasmodium protein, unknown function), whose translation MSFFLQTFKNLPRVKLKIKRNKEYEKNLDNLANLSNHTKLIRIDINGKVNKCSRYFFNKDKYIYVNNIEDMKRFDETNNKNKKNIQNNYNNNNYSDTFHIRCKHQGTNQSLKKDNIICIDKIKKEHPNCKRKRKEEEKYKNFISTYNLSEEEIIYMRFIYKIKIKNIFALINNIRKNIYINKYQANIILNCIYKYLCIHCHTLSKEEFFFFVYIFPQDIKYSSKVLSYLVNLLQCVKKKNGSIQNNLYNNNNSFFNCLTMNECIDLICEINLYYLNISIKNIYLDYLNKYIKDIKIQHIFQLFTEGSYLFLLPDDEITINNIYTHNSFLKKMNSYITSNEFIIHINDKILNGYIKFLSYYLSNNIYYLHILFKDLYITIHKKILINNYHILIKHYKNTTDYIIHITNKNEILNYLNTIFLNNYHSFYNQKDKNLNLKVKIFSSHLNYKQHDTHINVNDQSDKNENVKSDTCHDLYQYMHSNNNNKKKIIINHNEYITTTDTTQNYYHPNLFSSQREEDTNVNNILYDVHKKKQTCQYEKNKSYDIIQDDYIREDMQQQQPPKKKKNIKMCDNLSLYIKEKEKSFFIINYQHANDKTDIHSYHNNKFLNNKIKNLQNNNFNTKKKYIPLLYDKEKLFLFTYAYDKIQAYAYEELKLKYNISTKIVDKNIKMFLKFLKNCHNNENIYVDNIIYKKNIFQLLASMKNNLINKINCHKYLNDFIYSWCNIKHLYQNDRKLFLNSNMNKEWSLENNMKHDIIQMDDKIEDIQILRNNNISCNHLYNNKKDETYLIDKNRSIHNIYYLENKEYFLNLINNIYNNKYYDNTFFYTCQINSLSKGLYYFLNYYIYVISTNKDINKINNMYDNNNMNSVNFFINNFTNTFYEMVTYLLKNLYKIHISKFFYIFLALSKFFSINSYKLNNHNKRQNFMHIENILYILYLIRKNKYEHVKSILYDKCNENYFMFNENKNFKVENANVLYNIILNKFSIEDNDELIIFYKRNEHNNNNNNNKVVDNINNINNVNNINNMNNINNMNNINNTYNKTQHCNNKTPIQKKKDTHSLHNHLYNNLNFLIMFLNNYLDNTKNFKVSHFLITLFYINKIIPSNMKHMYHLETYLNKKYTNYKNRFFYIYNGLDLLKKSYAIQIKKLYIQSNNNICNTYNIYNIYKYNIYDNIDNIFIKKKNIFCYSNNLDLLYFTYIYSMNKFYYSTLYYNISKYFYYKINIDNIKFKDKIILFFILTQCKYIYNNFFILLLQKILYSYEIKKVEKLSLYIISNIILLLIKNSNMKLNIKKKKYINIFSNDLYNNNNNNKNNHLLNNSFIHKKLSSIEWKYIFPMDLFISQNLSYQTQLIISKFEDNIINIDNNHNYNDNIKIKNQKYIKYKKYKKYKKYKKYKKNQVYIQNEKYIKTSIINLNKFKNQLFTHIPLLMRQYKKYIKSNDKNNTINNKEQINNQNNHLISHTFNNIESSFIFFDDHIEHEIFTLSQKFLSYDYVTTHFNISNKSLYYDLLVYLKCENF comes from the coding sequence ATGTCATTCTTTTTACAAACTTTTAAAAACCTTCCACGAgtaaaattaaaaataaagagaaataaagaatatgaaAAGAATTTAGATAATTTAGCTAACCTATCAAATCATACAAAGTTAATAAGAATAGATATAAATGGAAAGGTCAATAAATGTAGTcgttatttttttaataaagataaatatatttatgtaaataatatagaagATATGAAAAGGTTCGATGAAactaataataaaaataaaaaaaacatacaaaataattataataataataattatagtGACACATTTCATATTCGTTGTAAACATCAAGGTACCAATCAAAGTTTAAAGaaagataatattatttgtattgACAAGATAAAGAAAGAACATCCGAACtgtaaaagaaaaagaaaagaagaagaaaaatataaaaattttataagtacatataatttatcagaagaagaaataatatatatgagatttatttataaaattaaaataaaaaatatttttgcacttataaataatataagaaaaaatatatatatcaataaatatcaagcaaatataatattaaattgtatctataaatatttatgtattcATTGTCATACATTATCAAAAGAGgaattctttttttttgtttatatatttccacaagatataaaatattcttcCAAGGTTTTGTCTTACCTAGTTAACTTATTACAATgtgtaaaaaaaaaaaatggatctattcaaaataatctttataataataataattccttttttaattgtttGACGATGAATGAATGTATAGATCTTATATGTgaaattaatttatattatttaaatatttctataaaaaatatataccTTGATTATctaaataaatatataaaagatataaaaattcaaCACATCTTTCAATTATTTACAGAAGGATcttatctttttttattgcCAGATGATGAAATtactattaataatatttatacacataactcatttcttaaaaaaatgaatagTTATATTACAAGTAACGAATTcataattcatataaatgataaaatattaaatggatatataaaatttttatcatattatttatcaaacaatatttattatttacatattctttttaaagatttatatatcactatacataaaaaaattctcataaataattatcatatacTTATCAAACATTATAAAAACACAACTGATTATATCATACATATAACAaacaaaaatgaaattcttaattatttaaataccatttttttgaataattatcattctttttataaccaaaaagataaaaatttaaatcTAAAAGTTAAAATATTCTCATCACATCTAAATTATAAACAACATGATACACACATCAATGTAAATGACCAATCTGATAAAAACGAAAATGTCAAATCTGATACATGTCATGATCTATATCAATATATGcatagtaataataataataaaaaaaaaataataataaatcataatgaatatataacaaCAACAGATACTAcacaaaattattatcatcccaatttattttcttctcAGAGGGAGGAAGACAcaaatgtaaataatatattatatgatgTTCATAAAAAGAAACAGACTTGTcaatatgaaaaaaataaaagttaTGATATTATTCAAGATGATTATATAAGAGAGGACATGCAACAACAACAACccccaaaaaaaaaaaaaaatataaaaatgtgtGATAATTTGTcactatatataaaagaaaaagaaaaatccttttttattattaattacCAACATGCAAATGACAAAACAGATATCCATTcatatcataataataaatttttaaataacaagataaaaaatttacaaaataataattttaatacaaaaaaaaaatatattcctttattatatgataaagaaaaattatttctttttacATATGCATATGATAAAATTCAAGCATATGCCTatgaagaattaaaattaaaatataacatatcAACCAAAATTgtagataaaaatattaaaatgtttttaaagtttttaaaaaattgtcataataatgaaaatatatatgtagataatattatttataaaaagaatatttttcaatTATTAGCTAGTATGAAAAATAATCTAATCAACAAAATTAATTGTCacaaatatttaaatgactttatatattcatggtgtaatattaaacatttatatcaaaatGACAGAAAATTATTTCTAAATAGTAATATGAATAAAGAATGGAGcttagaaaataatatgaaacATGATATTATTCAAATGGATGATAAAATAGAGGATATACAAATATTGagaaataataacatatcATGTAAccatttatataataataaaaaagatgaGACATATCTTATTGATAAGAATCGTTctattcataatatatattatttagaaaataaagaatattttttaaatctaataaataatatatacaataataaatattatgataatacatttttttatacttGTCAAATTAATAGTTTATCAAAAGgattatattattttttaaattattatatatatgtaatatctacaaataaagatataaataaaataaataatatgtatgacaataataatatgaatagtgttaatttttttataaataatttcaCAAATACTTTTTATGAAATGGTTAcatatcttttaaaaaatttatataaaatacacatatctaaatttttttatatatttctgGCCTTgtcaaaatttttttctatcAATTCTTATAAACTCAACAATCACAACAAAAGACAAAACTTTATGcatatagaaaatatattatatatattatatctaataagaaaaaataaatatgagCATGTTAAAAGTATATTGTATGATAAGTGTAATGagaattattttatgtttaatgaaaataaaaatttcaAAGTTGAGAATGCAAATgtgttatataatataatattgaacAAATTTTCTATAGAAGATAATGATgaattaattatattttataagaggaatgaacataataataataataataataataaggtagtagataatataaacaatataaacaatgtgaataatataaacaatatgaataatataaacaatatgaataatataaataatacatataataagaCACAACATTGTAATAACAAAACTCCAAttcagaaaaaaaaagatacTCATTCTTTACATAATCATTTGTATAAcaatttaaattttttaattatgTTCTTAAACAACTATCTAGATAATACTAAAAATTTTAAAGTCAgtcattttttaattacattattttatataaataaaattattccCTCTAATATGAAACATATGTATCATCTAGAAACATAtctaaataaaaaatacaccaattataaaaataggtttttttatatatataatggTTTGGacttattaaaaaaatcatatgcaatacaaataaaaaaattatatatccaatcaaataataatatatgtaatacttataatatatataatatttataaatacaacatatatgacaatattgataatatttttataaaaaagaaaaatatattttgttattctaataatttggatttattatatttcacatatatatatagcatgaacaaattttattattctactttatattataatatttcaaaatatttttattataaaataaatatagataatataaaatttaaagataaaattattttgttttttatattaacccaatgtaaatatatctataataatttttttattttattattacaaaaaattttgtaCTCTTATGAAATCAAAAAGGTAGAGAAATTAAGTctgtatataatatcaaacattatattactcttaattaaaaatagtaatatgaaactaaatataaaaaaaaaaaaatatataaatattttttcaaatgatttatataataataataataataataagaataatcatttattaaataattcttttattcataaaaaattatcatcaatagagtggaaatatatatttccaATGGATTTATTTATCTCACAAAATTTATCATATCAAACACAATTGATTATATCAAAATTtgaagataatattattaacatagacaataatcataattacaatgataatatcaaaataaaaaatcaaaaatatataaaatataaaaaatataaaaaatataaaaaatataaaaaatataaaaaaaatcaagtatatatacaaaatgagaaatatataaaaacctccattattaatttaaataaatttaaaaatcAAT